Part of the Plasmodium vinckei vinckei genome assembly, chromosome: PVVCY_13 genome, AGCTAAAGCAATTTGTGAATGggatataaattatattgttttaacTTCAGTTGATAGAGATGATTTACCCGATGGTGGCGCAGATCATTTTGCTAAAACTGTAGAGTTAATCAAATTTTCAAAGCCTAATATTTTGATTGAATGCTTAGTTTCCGATTTCCAAGGAAATAAAGATTCAATAAAGAGACTTGCATTAAGTGGGTTAGATGTATATGCACATAATATAGAAACTGTTAAACGTTTACAGAAGTATGTAAGAGATAAAAGAGCTAATTATGAACAATCGCTGTTTGTATTAAAAACAGCAAAGGAAATTAATccaaatttatatactaAAACTAGCATTATGCTAGGGTTAGGGGAAACAGAAGACGAAATAATACAAACTATGAAAGATGCTCGATCGAATGACGTAGATGTTATAACATTTGGGCAATACTTAAGGCCAACTAAAAATCATCTAAATGTTGttgaatatatttcacCGCAAatgtttaattattataaagatGTTGGTTTAAAAATGGGTTTTAGGTATATAGCTAGTGGTCCATTGGTTAGGTCGTCTTATATGGCAGgggaatattttatgaaaaatatggtGGAAAAGGGAAGAAATCAGAAAAATCAACAAATTAAACCGGTCGAAGTCAgcaaataatgaaattatgttttttatagcataaaaagatataacaattatattgtggaaacattttttttgttattcaATATTGAGATGAGTCGAAATTAGTAACAGAATTGACAGATTTACTGAATGTGTGCAgagataaataaaacatcgCAAAATCAGTGCTTTCATTCGAGTGCATGCTTTTTTAGTCTATGTGTTTGTTTTGGTGCACACATAATTATTGTTTGTACCCATATATGcactattttttacttatatGGATAaactgttttttttttttcaaaatatacgTTTTTTATACGCATGCCAGTGCTAGATTTCTCAAGCTATTTAGTTAATTGGAGTTTTGCACTAAAAATGCTTTAGAGTtaaaagtttaaaaaaatgaaaaatgaaaaaatgcaaaGTACAAAACAACgaaacaataaatatggGATGTTATTCAACTCGTTTGAAAATAGATAGTAACATCCGATTTGTTTGTACATCATACTGGAAAGTTATTGCTCTAAAAACTCCTGTATGATGATGGAATTTTTGGCGATGATTTGAATGTCCGGACGCCTCTGTAATATAagtttaattttgtttaaagGTATTTGTAAATCCTTAGATCGGTATTCCGGGGATATAGAGGTATCATTTAAGTCgtcataattataattatcatttagAAGTGAGTTAGTTAATTTTGTAACTTGATTAAtccaattatttttatttggtaatggtatttttttatttttgacatgattgattttattttttagcaCATCAATGTCAcatgtaaataattttataagttCACGCAAATATGGCATGGAATATAACAAAGTATTAGAGTTtccaaatttattaatattttctgtTGTTTTGCATAAATCATCTATTTGTTGCAAAATAGTGTGAGAATTTCCaaggaaaatattaaatgtaTCTTGATTGTGTAAAAATGTAACTCCTTGATCtattaaaaagtttataaTAGATTGATCCAATTTATGCAATACTTTATTAGCGATTTCTAAAAACATATGGTcaaatacaatttttttaattttatataaattatttaatatatattcatgaAAAATGTCATGAAcagtaaataaattataaattcgGATAGATATAAAATGATAGAAAGCATCTAAAAAGTTACTaagcattttattttgtaatgAGATAAAACTTGATatcatttcttttatatattttttatatttaaaattaaataaataagtattTATAGAATATATCGAAACATATAACAAACAAGTGGTAGTACACTCGCTAACTaaatcattaatattattccaATGTTTACGAAACTCATCCTTaacaattattaatatattttttaaaacattatttGCATAATCTTCCATAAATTCACTATTACTTtcaaaatgtaataatctctttgttatattttttaacaattcaataaatatatcaccatattcatttatacaatcattttcttctaatattatattattttttaatttaatacaACAATCATTTTCAGACATATCATTTAGTATATTAGAAAGAAACTCATTttctattaatataaaaaaatccCGAACACACATTCCTCTAAGTTCGATATTTTCACTAGAACTACGAGTTTTATctttgttcatattttttattaacatatcATCATCTGAATAGTTGTATTTATTAgcatcattttcttctacTCCATTTTCATCCTTTACAAATGTACtagatttttttaaattgtgtGTAAGATTTATTGAATCtgaattattatcaacCGAATTACGTACTGAGTCGTCATTCAATAATTCAACATATGTATTTGTGAAAAAATCTtccaataaatatttacaattataattgtcatatataaaccatttattatatatcataataatatgatggataaaattgaaaaatgatttttttatgtcatttttatatctttcattcaaataatacatGTTAATAAAGTAGGAAATTCTActtagtatatataatctgCAATCtgcaataattttatagtttaattttttcattgctttgtcataatttattatttcataatatatatttcttttttcgtCATTTGTCATATTGTTATACATCATGTAATATGTTTCTACCCCCACCTCATTAGaattattttgtgtatcaatattatatttattattttcatctttgTTTTTGTGTATATCCATGTGATCGTGATCATAagttttatttccatttttatacatgAAAAAATCTTGTAATgcataatgaaatataacatttttgcTTAAATCCAttaaattatcataatttattaacattttaaaaatataactacTTATAATGGATTGatagaataaatatttcaaaccCCATTCAGGTTTATCAAACTTAAACAAGGGGCTTTCGTGATTTTGGAAAAATGATCtaaaaaattgaattattatttctgaCATTTTATCAACATAGCTCATTGAACATTCACAATTTTCGAAAGAAAATGGCATCGTTGGATGGTCAGATTGAGCATCTTCATTATCATTGCTATCACTATTACTACTgctgtattttttatttgtattttgcctatttatataggtttgtattttttcaattaaaTGCCAACTAAATATTATGTTAACAAATTCGAAGCTTTCCCTTTTTATCAATGAAATGTATGCATCATTAAATATGGTTGAACTATTAATTGAATctataaatgtatttttatttttttttaatttttcttcaaACATATTTGCGGATTTATCATATGTGTTATTATTGTGCATTGAAGGTATATTAGAAAAGTTATCAGAAATTGTATCTAAGTTAAGCATATTATTCATAGGGTCGATTTcagtattatattttgtattttcttTTCGATTTTCTGATGCTACGATTTCCTTATTAATTTGATTTTCGATTTCCCCGTCCatgttatttataatttcttcAAGTGCATCGATAGAAACATGAGAAATGTTGTTTCCCCATTGTATacttgataataataatttaattttattaaaatagtaTTGTGAAATTAatgttataataaattggaTATCTTTAATTATCATCCTTTTTgcatttgttttaaaaatgtgtatttttttaacaacgTCTAAAATTAGGTATAATGAATGATCATAATTTCTACTAactgcatatttttttgctttttctaaattacttaatatattttttatcgaAATAAGatattctttttgtttttttaaatttcttattatttttatttcttttatcaTGTGCtcaattatatttgtattagcGCTTTCTTCAACTATTtggttattttttaattccttttttatataatatattttatgtaaattatcattttcaatttttatttcacgTCCTGCTTCCATTTCGAGttgtgtttttattttactaatTTGGGATTCACtatcacatatatatatgtcaacatttttataaatatgttcaatgtttatatcttttaatttgtcACTGTTAAGATATTTGCCAAGTAATAGTATATTACCAGAGCagtattttaaatatttattattttttatgaatacattaactattttgttttcatctttattattCCCATAACCATTGACAGCTATTTGATTAAACAATACTCTCCGATATGTTTCGTTTAtcccatttttatcattataacttttttcctcaaaataaatattatttttgtttcttttttttaattgtttttttaaaaaaatggataacatttgttttatttcctCTTTGATATTTTTGGTGTCTTCTAAtgtttgtttgttttttttttccttataGGATATTATcgcattttttaaaaccctttcaatattatttcttctGTATTCATCTTCATTTTTCTCTTCTTTCTTTATTTGGAGTGTATCTTTTCGATCAAAATAGCTAGCGATGAACATTTTCCTGATTTTTCGCTAGTTAATAAAGAAAACTATCACCTTGTTTATTCTTTTCTTAAGAAAAGTGTAtgagaaatatttatattttaattaatttaaaattttaacatTGTATCTGTATCTCttttatgttattttttatacatctatgcctatatttttgtataaaaactATATACTAATTGACTTATGTAGTTCTTTTCCACGGTggtatatattacatattcaAGATTTGGCCGATTATGCCATTGGttgatttgtttttttctctcTATATGTACAAGGAAAAAGTGTATTGTTCTGCACACTTTTAATTATTCCTTCTTttaatgttaaaaaatgttatcaGAGTGATgaataacttttttttttagttccAATTACCAAGTAAAGAgtattaaaacaaaaaaataaaaaacggaaaaattttctttattactAAAAACAAAGTTAATAAAGCTATAAATATACtgatatcatttttaacaaatataatttttttggcGACTTTTATAAcgaattttttgaattataaatggacttaaaataaatatatgcatacgcgccatacatacataaatacaaaattataaaaaagtgaaatatCACTTAGCATTAATCCCAATTtatgttatattatatgtagcTTATTTCtctaattataaaattgaaagtttaatttttttttttaattcaagGATATGccttattatattcaaagTTTGTACAAATATATAGGAGAGAACGTCTCAATAAAATACTAAAAATTTTTGGAAAATGGGATTTTTATTGCATATTATTCTTCACACagttattttcattaattatatacgTATATAGtggttatatatttgttttcttttctttattttgtgcattattttttcattattttgtaatatttatgatttATTTGGTTTAATAAATAGTTTTTAAACAATTATAGTATTTCATCATATTGAAATTTCtcgaataaaaaaaaacaaaaaaaatttgtgtacagtattttatttccattttttgcgattttgaaaaaataactaaatgatatatttcttttatatttgcttTCATTCATATTTGTCTCcaatttgtaaattttttaaattacaagttatgttttaatatacCATTTTTTGCCTTCATCAGGtgttacatatattatatatatgcctatttttattattactgaataaatataatatactaatttttatgcgatatatacaaaatggGTAGGATCATTGATTCGATAGTTTCAGGGGGTGTTCTTTTAACAGCCACATTATTAACATGCAAATATCTTAAAGACAGAAAAAGGCAACTAATAATTGAAGGACAGGGTGAAGCAAAAACTAAATTCAATGTCGATctgaataaaataatagaaaaaatgaaaaataaacatgttataaatattgatgatataaatgatgAAGAATTGATagcaattttatttacagcAAAaacatttgaaaaaatattaagagATAAGAAGGACTCCAAATATTTGAAAGATAAAGTTTTCTGTAGTTTATTTACAGAACCAAGTACACGAACAAGATGTTCTTTTGATGCTGCTATTTTAAGATTAGGCTcaaaagtaataaatattacgGATGTAAATTCAACATCCTTTTATAAAGGAGAAACTGTGCAGGATACTTTTTCTGTTATGTCAAAATATGTTGACGGAATTATATACAGAGATGCATCAAAtgtaatacaaaaaatatattatgcataaattCATTCACGCAtttgcatatatgtatgtgtaTTTTAGTTTGCATTTATTGGTTTTGTGTTagtttaatttatttatttatttacttattattattttttttgaaacatTCGCAGAATAATATCGATTTGGCAATTGAAACGTCAACCAAGCCAATAATCAACGCGGGGAACGGAACTGGAGAACATCCAACACAATCACTTTTAGACTTTTacacaatatataatttttttccatatctTTTGGATAGAAATCCAAATGAAAAACTTAAGATTGCATTTGTTGgtgatttaaaaaacgGAAGAACTATTCATTCTCTTAGTAAATTACTTAGTAGATACAATGTTAGTTTCAATTTCGTTTCATGTAAATCACTAGACATTcctgataatataataaatataatatctgataatttgaaaaaaaataatttttatgacgAAAATtctataaacaaatatgaCAGTTTAGAAAAGGGAATAATGGATACtcatattgtatatatgacAAGAATTCAAAAAGAAAGATTTACAGATATGAgcgaatataataaatacaaagaTTCTTTCATTTTGGATAATAACGTATTAAGAAATACAAGACCCGACGCCAAGGTATacaatatatgcatataatatattttttttaattttgtcattttacgtaaacaatataaaatggtATGTCTTTTACATtctttcatatatttattttattttcaggTCCTTCACCCCCTTCCAAGGgttaatgaaataaaagtagAGGTTGATGAAAATCCTAAGagtgtatattttttacaagcTGAAAATGGTTTATATGTACGAATGGCATTACTATACCTTATTTTctcataaatatgtttatgtaagaataaatacaaaattagTAGAAGGGTAGAAGGATAGAAGTAGGCAAACAATACATTTTATTCGTATAATTATGGAcacttatatttattcaataattttttttaacttatattttttttgttaataatgaatatgtagatattatgaacaaaagtcatacaattatttatgtatatttgttttataatatatttgttcaaaaatatataatatatcaataattttattgtttttatatgtatgttttaaatttgaTGCATTAAATTGTTTTGAAAGATccatgtttttatttaagagaatgaaaaagataataaccacattttttaaatatttaaaacgacaaataaatgaatgAATATAGCAttgtattttaaaacaattatgataaaatattaatttattagtatttctttaatgtgtctttttttttaaaagaagtAACCTATTTACGAGTATATAATAGAATACCAAATCATTGTATTTATGCATAGGTTATCATTGGAAAGATACAACAGCATtaactatatatttaatagccatatataataattggtaatatatttattataatttaaaaaagagaataatatatttagaaGAACTTTACTCAATAGCATATTTGTTGTCTACTATTATTCTTAAAtgaataaacatatattataaagaattattttttatatattttttctcattatgcagttaaaaaaaaatgtattaattGGTAAAAGGTACATTAATGAAGAAATGGCTATATTACTGTCAATGTAATAATCCAAAAAACAATGCAATACTTTTTTCAAAAGaagtaaatatatgcattccCTTTATGCGTGTGTGTATAAATTATTCatggaatatataaagaattatattaataaattaaaaatgcacatatatttatttctaatGAATGTGCAAACCTTTTCCATATAACCTACTAATATGATACATACTATAAAgctaatatatgtattaaaaaatgtttaaatttgttaaaaattataagaaTACGTACacatatacaattttttcaacaagtgcgaatattttattattcatttatgtttattttcattaataccTTTTCTATGTTATAGTTTTGCACGATACAtagaatattataaatatatatatatataacattgctttattattttttatttaattatcgAACATTTTCCCTTCAAGTATGTAGAACATGATACGTGTCTCCATTCCGTATAGATAAATGTTCAagtatatacaaaatatattaaatatatatagttattACATGTGTTTTTCCCTTTTAGCATTCTTATAGATACTTTATTCCTTTTCGTAATATTTCTACATACTATAACTACCACTTTAAAAGTTAATGCTTGTATtgtgatttaaaaaattattattaaagaaaatagtctcatattttattattattgcataataaaaattaataaaaaagggaacatgaaaaaaaatatagctttatttttaaaaaatatatataattgaagaaaaatatgtaaaatacCAATTTCAatggaatatatttttattttctctttttctctgttatatatatatatattttttattgttaatactttataccttttttaaataaactaTAGATGTTTTTTAGTAATTATTCGGTGTACCCTCCTAATtttagcaaaaaaaaacaacaaatagaattataaattacatttatttataattaatccATTTAGTTAAATATTcgtttattattgtttattaatatataataaacgGCGATGCAAAaactataattttatagCATAAAACTTGATATGAAAAATTCCCATTTCAAGTTCTTgtttcattaatatatcagtaatatttttctttttttttacattgaaaaaatgaatatctTTAATCACATATATACGTGAATTTAAATATGcctatacaattttttttttctattaaatattgccataaattgtatatatatcataatatataatattaaataattataggTATAACGTAGCCTATATATGCGCCCTTCAGGctaatttttgaaaaaaaaatagcacTTATAtgtcataaaaaaaaatatatatatttttgcaatggtatataatatttttatgcaatacatttattttataagttttttttgtctatttcattatatttttatgtaagcTTAATCATATtagtttatataaataataataaattgtatGTTACCATTTCAATGATATGCTATATGcgttatatgtataatacattattatgtatacatagctaatataaatacataatttttcataattttccaATAATcgaaatttataaaaattataaaataaaacaatattttatattaacataataaatgtttttaaGTTTGatatcattaaaaaaaacaatataacaGTAAATTAATAGGAACGAagtaacatatatattacaaaaaaacatgatagcaaaaaaaaaataccataataatataataatagaaaataaaatttttttctatattatattaaagtaaatttttaatttctaaatacaataaaaaaggaattaaaaatatatatataattgtaaaaaaatatatttatatcataaaggggattattatataaaaaattgaagaACGTTGTTAGTAATgagtaaatattttatgaaggGGAaagtttaataatatataatagaaaTACGAAATATACGTTGAtatagttaaaaaaaatatattatataaatagagAATTACAAATGTAAAATTGGCAAATGTACGTAaagttaattttataaatatatatctattaagataaaaaaatatatatattgattGATTAACGTTTTCAAGGAAAAGCCACAAAGAGTAgtagaataataataataatagagaGTATTAGCACAGGtcaaattaatttatagaGTATTGTGTACAGGCGTATATGCGTGTAGgcatatgcatacatatgCATAAGTTTCCCCACACTAAAATGCGTGTACGAATATTTACTCAAACATAGAAATATCTAAAATGGCGGCAAACGAAAATGAAACTtgtcatataaattatatgggTGTATTAAATAA contains:
- a CDS encoding aspartate carbamoyltransferase, putative; translated protein: MGRIIDSIVSGGVLLTATLLTCKYLKDRKRQLIIEGQGEAKTKFNVDLNKIIEKMKNKHVINIDDINDEELIAILFTAKTFEKILRDKKDSKYLKDKVFCSLFTEPSTRTRCSFDAAILRLGSKVINITDVNSTSFYKGETVQDTFSVMSKYVDGIIYRDASNNNIDLAIETSTKPIINAGNGTGEHPTQSLLDFYTIYNFFPYLLDRNPNEKLKIAFVGDLKNGRTIHSLSKLLSRYNVSFNFVSCKSLDIPDNIINIISDNLKKNNFYDENSINKYDSLEKGIMDTHIVYMTRIQKERFTDMSEYNKYKDSFILDNNVLRNTRPDAKVLHPLPRVNEIKVEVDENPKSVYFLQAENGLYVRMALLYLIFS
- a CDS encoding lipoyl synthase, putative, which produces MKILVLFFSYSIFVLPYSNLVYGISKDRKCCEYGNSVDNNKMLYVAGSVRKRRKTFKNKRNISNFEREGNPNGYKCVGSKGIYATKQNSEFDATRNKEENIKGCYSNENAQDEEKNKKVKIPKVGNAMPEKKPDWFHVPAPSGEKYKKLKADLGKLKLHTVCEEAQCPNIGECWNIGTATIMLLGDTCTRGCKFCSIKTSSKPPPPDINEPFNTAKAICEWDINYIVLTSVDRDDLPDGGADHFAKTVELIKFSKPNILIECLVSDFQGNKDSIKRLALSGLDVYAHNIETVKRLQKYVRDKRANYEQSLFVLKTAKEINPNLYTKTSIMLGLGETEDEIIQTMKDARSNDVDVITFGQYLRPTKNHLNVVEYISPQMFNYYKDVGLKMGFRYIASGPLVRSSYMAGEYFMKNMVEKGRNQKNQQIKPVEVSK